The DNA sequence ACATAACACAGCCAAATACCAATGAACCCTATAAATGTTTGACATATTAAATATAACATTAAGGATAGACTGGGAAGTGGcatatgaaaaagatatttctttatcaaaatatgtgCACCTTTACTAACATAACTGCCTATTATGAAACTACATACATCTACATACAATGATAATCAATATTataggggtacgtgtttgccctgttcttgactttgcattctttataggatttgtgagattgatcaatttacttttcacacatgtacataaataaccatatttgattttcagattcactatacactgtacattcagctgaagaattttTCTAATATTTTCACTCAAATGCTTTCATTTCCACGGACAACTCCTACTGTATAAAATTGTTACAAATACGAAATAACTGTAATACATGTTACTGATTGGTACAATGAGGATGGCTCCTTTCTCTAAATCCACATCTAAAGCAGCAAGGACATTTTCCACCCCCAAGTAATTACATCCTGTCATGTCCAGGGGTCTACGGTTGCTGTTATCAATAAAATCAGACTATGCATGtattgaattttcttttcaatattcagagAATAATATTTCTTAATAGCTATATGTGACATTAAAACATAGGCCCAAATATTAGTGCTACCTGACAAAAGACTCAGGAGACCCTGATTAAAATCCCAAACTAGATTATCATATTTTGTCTTATCCTGCAGAGTTCATTCtcaaatataattcatataattaCAAAGTTTGAGATTatattttcttatatcatttgtacatgaGCAAACGTATTTGTGTAAAGTAATCCCCATTCTTAACGGGTAATCAAAAAAGTATATGTAAGACAAGAAGGCTTCTGGCACATGGTTTTCAATTTTGGGTATTCTTAGAATATGTGCTACATAATACTTATAACAACTTACAGTTTTCCTTTGACAAGCAATTTCTGTGCAAAGAATGTTTCTAAGATGTACACATTCTTTGAGGGGATTTGTTCTTTCATTCTTCTACAAATCAAACAATACAATAAGAGGAGTTCTACAGATTTAAACTAGATGTCATCATAAGACAGTAATAATTACATGCAAGTGTTTgctttttaatgaatatagtTACCATACAATATACAGTACACTAAACCATATATATTCCTGATGCATAtatcaagatgcattgagtattctgtTGAGCAAGTGTCCAAGGGCCATCCCAACCCCCATGATTTTCTGATTAATGGTTCAGATTCCAACCCCTAAAGTAAATATATTCCTGTTGGATGTGACACAATGCAGTAAGTAGGACAACAGACACTATAAACTGCACTTTGTGCATTGAGAAAAAGATGGAGAAAAGATTCAACATTGATATGACCAACATCATTCTTGTACATACTGAAGTACCTGTAGGAAAGTGAAACATAcccttgtacatgaaaaaaaagaagctaTAAAACACTCCACTTTGATCCAAAGTAAAATATAGGAATATATCAGATCCCTGGATAAGAACAATGTCAAGatgattaaatgataatgaagtattgtacaaaattttaaatcGGATAatccatataggagaagtgttcacaagctattttacaccatTCATCTTTCCTAGATCCACTAAAATTTAAGGATAACAATGGAATAACCTTGttctgacaatatgcacatctacaaatgtcaatgaagcattgtacaaagtttcatgtCTATCTGATAAACCATACAAGATAAGCGTTCACTAGATTTTGGACAGAAACAAAAAGTACTTTGGGAATCATTTTGAATGTCCAATAGATCCGTGACTCATATTATTACCTTGCTACAACATCTATAACAGCATCTGTCAGCCACCTCATAGGGTTGAGTGACCGGATGTCAACTTCATATAAGTCAATCCCCATTTCTACTCTATGACTACAAGTAAAAcaatcatctacatgtatatattaagtaATTTATCTATCATATAAAACTGATTCATTGTTTTGTGAAATGAGATGGTTTAGCATCTTAtcttttatatatgtacatgcatactccacacatttcattttgtatttgtaGATCTTAGAGATGTAAAGATTACCCATGTCATCTGTTTAGTGTTGCAGTTGCATCCAATAACACTGGTTCTCAATGTTATGGCAGAGGATTTTCAAATCATTCCATAAAGTATTCCTTATTATGGAGTTTTTACTGAATCATCAACATGAATATTATGATACAGCAAAGCAATCAGAGAGAGATTTCAGTTAATCCAAATCTAACTTAGAAAAAATAGGAATTCATAACCAtcaaaatgaattgaaaaaaaacccaacaacaacaaataaatgTGAAGGAAGTATTTGAAAGCAACTAAAAAACTCAAAACAATATAGAAACACCCAGAAAGATCCTCACACTCTTTTCTCCATTCCTGGGAGTCTGTATCTCTCCAACTCAATCACAGGTTTGCTGGCACTTTTATACCCTTTAATAagtatatgatttttatcattcaaactGCATCTGAGTGAAGTGCATATCATTAGAATAACACTTAGACATGTTAAAAGAGGTTAGTAAAAGCAGAGAGTAAGTATGCAGtcaatatgcatattgtttttcctTCCCTGTTCTACTTGGTTCTTCATCTGCTGTAGTACGGTAAACAAAAGAACTATTTCATTGCAAACATGTATGCATAACAAAAAATTTGCAAACGAAATGGCACTTTTgataaagaaaacaatcacCTGCAATCGTGGAAACTGGCACAGACAAATTGAAATGACCATCTATGGAGAAAATGGCCAAAGTAGTTCTTGCAGAGTGCAGGCAAGGACAGGGTGggaattttatttcagtttcatTAACATGCAGGGAAATGTTGCACTCGAGACAGCCTGCTAATAACAGCATCCTGAAGTGTCCTAATATGAACCACACAGAGCATAAAGAGCAGAAACAAACAAGACAAAAGGAAAGCAtgctaaatataaaataaaaatacattacttatgtatcagaaatttgaaactcagtatgAAATGAAGGAATTTTCAAGGACTAGATGGTGACACAAGCTATGTAAAAGACTTTAAAACTGAATTGGCACAATAACATTTCATTAACTTCATTGTAATCTTTACCCTTAGGTTCCATCAAGGCTTCTTCAAAACTCTTATTGATGTCAGAATTTCCCCTTATATCTAAGAGTTTGTAAATCTCCTCAACTTCCCCCAGGCTATCACTCCGTATTATGCGCTCATACTATTTAAAAGTACAGAATTTGGATAAAAATTGACTTACcttataaaaaattcaaaactcaaatggaacattttatgtttcaaaataaaaattaatattcctaaaaaaaaacaacctgttGCACATAATGGTCAATGTGGATCTGCCCATGGACCTTGCACAGAAGATCCAGATGGGCTGGGCTGCATGGAGCATACATATTTACGCATTCTTCAATGGTACTGCACCCTATCAGGGTTGCCCACCCTTCTCTTTTGATAGTACTATATTAAAACAGACATGTTTAATACATAATAAATGTGCAGCACACAACAAAATACAACAACCAGTATTAATGCACACTCAATAGCTGCATATAAAATTCACTTGGTATATATACCTGGGTTGAACCAAAGTCAATGGCAAGGTTTTGGGGGATGAAAAGCCTTCCCTCACCATTTTCGTGGTGTAATGTGTTGTGACAATGGATGCAACTACATCAGGTGCATTGCTCTTTAACAATTTCGCCTGAACGTCACTGAACTTCCCCTACAGTGTAGGTCAAAGACGTATATGCATatcaaacttttcattttaaatctaactttatcatataattaatcaatcaaatcatataCTCAATATTAACAAATTGCATTCCCATAAATTCActataaattatgaaattcaaatGTTACTTTGTTCAGAAGTCTTTCAATGGTGTATGTTGAAAGGTTCTCCTTAAGAAAAAAGAcatgcaaaattgaaatacagaagaaattgtgtattgaaaatatcatgcatttttttctttatccGGGTACTTCTGCTGATTACAACTTAtccctatacatgtacctttgaaTCTTTACCAGACATGATTTTGGTCTATCTGAGGCAAAAGTCATTACTTTCAAATTTTTGAACAGAGTTAACATTATGATATTTTCCATCAGTAATAAAAGAGTAGAAGGAAAAGAAAGAGGttactgatatttattttgCTGTTGATGTTTCAAAAGAAAGCTGGCTATTATAAAGGTGTGTTGTCCATCATTAATCTAATCTACAGTCTAGATAAAAGTATACTCATTTTTTAATACTACCTCTGCTGTCTAAGTAACACAGCATTATCCACTTAAGATAAAGGAAGATTTGTCAAATACTGAAGTACCTTTTCTAAGTAGACAGAGGCATCCTCTGGATTCTCTCCATTCCCTTGCTCAATGTCCTttttttcattcagaaaaatatatgtGATTGACATAAATCATTATCCAAATCAAttgatgtatataaatgtatctttttatttcttcatcagAATTATTCTTTGAAAATTACTTACTATATTATGTGATGTCTGCAAACAAATGAACACCCGTCGCAATTCTTCTGCTGATATTTTGTGATTATTGACTATAAATCAAATAAAGAGACCCATCGGACCATAAATGTTAGAGTATTTTGCAACTAAATACattataaagtatttaaaaatagATGCACTGGTTAAAATCAGTCCATTTATACCATTATGTCCTGATCAAGATCTTATTAGTGTTTAACTATCGATAGACtatgtcatttattttcagCACATACAATCCACAGAATTATGATCACTACATAATAAACGAAAAATGTAGCTTCATCTTGATAGATTAATTGGTAACATTTAATACGTTAATTCTTACTGGTTCTATTTGGGTCCTGGAAATTCACATCATCAGGCCAGCCCTCTGGTTTCTTACACTTCCAAATACATTTTGCTATGTAAGAACAGACTGAGATAATAATTCATAAAGGAAACATATAAAACAGTCAAAACAGTAATAGCTAGCAAGCttatatgaaaaacaataagcgATTTTCATCTCCCTCATAGATGAAAATAACTAATGattcaaaagaaatttgaattgtCTCCGACACTTCAATGTAAGCATGTTTTATATTAGTATTAGATCTGTGGATGAGTGTGCGTAACAGGCATTATCAAAAGAGTAAAAGAAAAAGGAGGATAGACCAAAATAACCCAAATATATTGTTTCCTCAGAGTAAGCTCATTGAAAGACAAAGTTTTATAATacacagggcttgaagctaactttttgtgtcaccagtccagccggactgatggggtataatttcaaccagtccgcagaaaaatttaccagtccaacagagtgttccagaaataattaaacatatttcgttaatgttattaaaatgaaatttaactcaatatgcctcagacaatattgtaacacttaaatgtgggatttatatttacaaatcagattcgtctgatatctacatatcgaagcatgccaaatatgtgtataaaatttcataagtataatttccaaaattatgctttagaaaattaaccagtcccattggacagactaaaacaaatgtatgtcagtccgccagacttttaaccagtcacagactgacgggcatatgttaatttcgagccctgatacatgtatatattataagcAGGTTTGTTcacatacaatattttaaatacttCATTTCTTGATCAACAAATTTCTAGCTATATACTGTACCTTTCAATATCCCTCTCAGAACAAGAGGCAGTAATCTCCGCAGCACTGACTCTGGAGTACTTTCTGCATTTACTGACAACAAAGCCCTCCAGTCTTCTTCTGGAGTTGGTGTTCGATACTCTATTGATCATTATAACCATATAAGCCTACTAATTCTACAGGTTGAGAAATAAAGAGGGAGGGAAAGAGAGAGTTGATATTCTTTAgttaatattcaaatttcaaaagtattGTAAGTGTGAAAATGTAAcataatcaattttttttcaaattcatataCAGCAAATttcaagagagaaaaaaaagaaaacagatCAAAGAAAATACAGACTACCAATCATTGGATTAAGATTTTGACATAGTCCACGACACTCAATGGAATCACCTTGCTAATACTAGAATTGTGCAATCATGTGGACCCACCtttacattaaatttcaaaaatatttgataatgtttCACTAATTGCAGTAAAATTTATATAACTCAGAAAAACTTTGATCATAAGAGTTAATTTGAGCCAGGTTAGCTAAACATTTATGTAAACTCCAGGTCAATATCGGTAAATAAATGATAGAAAAGAGAAATACCTTTAGAAGATAGCAACATTTCAGCATGGTGCTCCATGCTGGCAGAGGTCATTTGCTTCGCAACATCATGACATATGTCCCGCAACCATGGTGAgacttaaaaataaaatatcaaatctaTTTAGCTAAGGACTCTATGACAGAATATTCCATTTTACTTCATAGAAGCAAGCACAGGAAACATATTAAGCAAAAGTGTTTTATGCAACaattaacaaaattgaaatacaacaCAAAGTAACATAAGCaacaggcccatgggccacattgctcacctgaagACTTAAAAGCAAGGAGTGAAATTTTTTTGATATTACAGTTTATGAGGTTGATCGCAcataaattaaacaaaaaataccCTAGTGTGTCTTGGAAATCTGTTACCTCAACATGCAACCAAGGTTCGGATCATGCTATAAACAAATCTTTGATTAAAGTAAGTGAGGATACTTGCATACAGATTCAACAATCTGCACCCCTATGGTTCTTGAACACATTTTGGAAAGTTTCTCCAAACACAACTGATGTTAAAATCCCTACCATCATCCTTCCCAGCCATCAGAAGTCATGGTACAAAAAGAATACTGTGtgcttcagctcaggtgagcaaaaaattaatatcaaattggaaataaaattaatactttATTTTTAAGCAATGATAATGAACAGTTAATAATAGTAAAAACACTAAACAAGACAACATAGTACCCTGTCCCTCCGTCTTCCCATTCATTGTATACAAAAACATAATGGGAATGTCAGGTTCCTCCTCCATAATTTCCTTGATCTAAAAGTTAAAACTAAATTCTGACAAAACATGTCCAAAATTTGAAACAAATCTGAAAGAAATCTTGTTACTATCAACCTGTTCAAATGTAAGCAAAAttttttctgtttctttttgacatttttcttgACATCTATGAATTAACTGTCTCTTGTTTTGATGTGTGTCATAGGAACATTTCACATTTTGTTATGGACTATGGTTTGATCAGCTAGCATTTgtaattaattttctttgttgatatcACATCAATATATTGTTCAAGCATAAATCATATTTCACTTCTTGAGAAAGAAATGCGTAAAGTACTAACTGTAGCATCATCacaaaagagctgatatctcggaaattGTGTATTAATTTACATCAATTTATCAAACTGGCATTGTAATCATTGATGGCATTGAAAGTGAAActataaatttctttttaacaTAATCAATAAATGGCTCATCAATTTACCTTATTTGAAAGTCTTTTCAatttttctcttcttcttctcctgattttctcttcttcttttctaacctacattcattaaaaataaaataaataaagtgtTTGGAAAGTACCATTTATTATTTTGTCTTGTCTTTTTATATTATCTAATAAGAACTGGTTCTTGCTGATGTCAATGTACCAATAAAGCATGAAAGTTACTGCTTATTTTATTTTCCTCGCCTAGCCGCTCATTTAACTACATTATCAACATGGTGGTAGCGGTTGGATTGtttctaaatgttttatttagacaagctttctcaaaataagtttttgtattattgcttATAATATATCTTGAAAGAAACGTTCACACCGTAAAACGTTTTAAATAATTTAGCTTAGTATTCTACATATTTAGACTACTAGAAAGAACTTCTGCATGCTGTGACCAATCCACTGTTCATTCAAGCTGACATACCAAACTTTTTATTTGTGACATCAAGTGTTTTGAGTACAAGAGATGACTAGCATAAATGCTGTATATTTCCAATTTTGACAATCAATGTTCCATGGTCTTACCGAAGCACTAGCTTGTACTCCGAGCTCTAATTACTAAAGCGCGCAAAATtatccgagctaaatctaaacctttaaCAAGAATATTTTTCACGCCAATctcagaagtcccttgtcaaaaatggccaACGAATGTGAACTTCCGTTGATCTGCGGCCTCCTACCTCGAAAAttcagtgcaccattaggcgTAATGTTTAACGAAATGCAAagtttatgaaaggcaggctaagatgatgAAACGGGCTGTTTCAGCTACCTAATTTCATTCATACGCATGtactgagtatttggcaaatagatattatttaaattgaacctgatcaaagcacgagcattacaaaatatgttcatATTTGATGTTACGCttgctcaaacggtagcaccgtcaacatattattgTCCCTGTGGGACATATGCATGGACATGCTGATTCATCCCCAAAATGTAATCCTAGTCTATATTATGCATTTACTAAATATACTTGGTTTCCAAAGGTATGATCTATTCAAGTTACATGTATTCTTATCCAAATACAACTATGATAATGCATAAATTTTTACAGAAGAATAAACTAGTAGCCGGCACTTTCTAATCCGAATttcctaaaaataaaaacctAGTAATAACTGGTTTAAATAGATCACATATGCTACCAAATACATGTGATTTCCAAAGGTATGATATATTCAAGTTACATGTATTCTTATCCATATACAACTACGATAATGcataaattttcaaagaatAAACTAGTAGCCGGCACTTTCTAATCCGAATTTCCTAAAGACAATAACCTATTAATAACTGGTTTATATAGATCACATATGCTACCAAACGTTTCAAAATGAGAATTCATATCCAGTTTATAAGTGGACATTTGATAAAACTGGAAATATTTACTTGTCATCGATTACTTTACTTATTTAACGTACATATTTCTCTCGAGGCGCATCAACCACGTTACAATCCATCGCTGCCATATTGTTTTCTGCGGTCTTGATCTGGCGCATGCCTATTGCATACTTACGACGATTTCTGGTCGTTTCGGCCTTTTTTCAGTTCGGCCCCAAGTTTTTTCGGCCGTTAGTAGTTTCGGCCTAATGTCGTTTCGGCCCTAGTCGTTTCGGCCTTACTTTTAAATACCTTTGTAATACcaataaattaagtcttttttcTCATCTTACTTactatatcaaaattgatatttctgtAAAGGATatatataagccaaaaactgtccattctgtgagagaaagaactgggtgaggcccgtagggccgagatcagttctttctctcgcaaaatggacagtttgaggtttatatcctacttaaaacattacatcttttgttctaagaatggacaggctcaggtaaacccattgacaatgataattatgaataaagttatttttttaataatctgacaatataaccagtcttgcgtagaagtctgtttcttttgttcacttattggagccatgggcgtagcttgggttcgaatattaccgaggcagggggtcagaagctatcgacattttaacaacgtaaaaggttgCCACTgggagccaaattttgatctgaaaagcattgtgatttcgaatatttggatgaggaaataattaacgccagccaaaagaacccaatgtgcccatctcgtgaaatgaaattattcatgaaagcgaaaataataattcagaattatgatatgctaataaagaaccccccccccccccaaaaaagcgttgtgaagaagttttggattgtgcctctgaatccagcgaaattcaaatacagtatggaaatatgtctttcaaatttaagttttgatgcgacatcataatggccaatggaatttaaaaaattgtgaatcttacgagttgaagcagagaattctactaagagaaaatatcgttttaagtgtttcagtgatttttccgatatctgttttgattcttacttgtaaggaatttaaaattgaatttgtatcTCCATGACACACGTATTGTCTTTCTTATTTTCAGTCTACCTGTAGATTGGGTTTatctgacactgtccaataagttgacaattgctgtccattatttttaagaacggacagtataaatttatccattcttaaaaataaaggacacctacatgtataaccttttcactacaagtggactttcttgtATATAAAAgtctaaaaagacaaaggattgcaaaacaaaaatgtttaattgttgtGTAAACTGTTATAATTGTCTATGGTGTAAACAAGGAAGTCCACACcatcaaagaaaatgatatgCCATTTACAGATTACATAAGCttgtattttaaaagcaaaaatgtcaaaacacATTATGATGCTGATTAATTATAAACCGGTACCATCTGATgcagtgaaaatatgaaaataagccTTCAAAATATATATCCGGCTTTGAGAAACGTGCAGTGCGACGACCTAACATAGAAAGATGACAATATTCATTGGAGTTTGAGATTAAGATTGTGTTTTTAAGCCTAATCAACATGTATTTTTGCACAATATTTCTGAATTGTCAGTATACATTAGGTCCATATATCCGATATTTACAGTCCAGCAGATAGAGAAGCTCTATATATCGTCTGCTCTCTTTGGTGAACAATTAAAAAGTTGTTGCAgataatttttttcttgttttaatgTCGTTCTTGACAGATCTATAACGTTATATGCACTTcacttcaaatattcaacatttcTCGAAAGAGAATACCCTAACGTCAAGTATTATTTCCAAACATCGACTTGACACAATcaataatcccccccccccctctcaatACAatcgtcttgcatacccataaagtccaaaataattcaaaataagccctttaaaaaaataataccctcactggttattataacagaacttataataatcAGTGATGGTATTTTTctaaagggcttattttgaattacatgtattttggactttatgggtatgcaagacgttgttgacatgcattagtaatattttcaacaaaaattaattaaatcaactcatgtagcttattcgaaggggggggggggggtcctgaacccaagcacctgtgagatcatcaaagatgtgcatgtggtagatcttaggaataaataggttgatgcatTCCTAGCAAACAGTTAATTACcgcactaatgcgaaggggggaatgtgaaaaaagttttttttctcgaaattcgcgactcaaccaagtcataaagactatgtaaactgtggatccatcatgtgcgtaatgacaagttgaggttcaagacatttgtatgaagaaacgtttaccgtctgcctgatctgcgactcgactgaatgtcttcttttctcaataataataatatatgtgtgtattatcttctacacattgtgaggacgtcctcacactTCATAAGTTTGGTcggctagagagagagagagagagagagagagagagagagagagaaatcacATCGGTTaccattgaatattttaaacccTTATAAATAGTATTACAAAATTCTACAGCAAATGTTGTTGGGTATCCTATGTCCTTAAATTGAAAATTGACGCACAGCTAATTGTGTGGTCaatcacaatctaattaaaattagatcctttgatccgctcatctactatcgctacacttgtgtagcgatagtagatgagcggatcaaaggatctaattttaattagattgggtcaatcattaatttacaaaaccgAAGAACtggacatacaatgtacatgtacaacaattttGTAACATATTTCCATGCGTAAAAAAGTGTGAATCAGCTTCCCGGGAGGCCGTGACCGAATTTCAAGCATTCAAGCACGCGGACCTCGTGCACATTACAATCAAGTTTTTAGTTCTCTGTGTCAGTTTAGTATGGTTAAATAATTTTCCATGATACTTGACTCATTAATATTCATCAAAACTTGTAAATAAGATTTTAGAATTAATCACTCGTGTTTCTGTTGATCGACttctttatttgtatacaaaGTTGAACACGTTACATTTAtggtaaaaaataattcataatatgAATGTCTGAGAGATATTCCCGGCTgggaaagaaagaaattattgcttttttaatcgtttattacattttttctaaacaagataccacgatttaccttaaatttgaaaatttatggggggTGGGACGCCGGCTGCCCCCCTTAAATTCGCCACTGATCTCACGGTGGGTATCAGGGACTAACTTTTTAGACAAGGCAGTCTTCTTGTGTATTCGAAATACACATACATCGTGTTCACGGACATTTTACACCGTGTGTTGGGGAATACTCGTGGTCTGTACTGTAGATTTTATTATCAACATCATTGTATTCACCCGTAAAATTACTAACTGAACCTAACATACACTAACTACGCAAATAACACATCAGTTTACAGGAACAGTACCTGGCCATGAGtcataattgtttattttttcactaaatatatttcattgaaaaaatgcctttttgaatAAGCTTAGTGTAGTATCACTTAAATTGTAgctaatttttataaatatactaacaaaaaatacacagttgtttgtagtttcttcacatgatttcaaagtgatttttaatatctatagGTTTTGCGGTGAAATCACATGTCAAatgctaaattgaaattttacggCACAAAGTTAAGAAATCATTATATTTCGATGTTAAAAAGTTTGCCTTGATGATTTCAAAAGCTATTCACAATCATCATGGTATCACAATTTGCTAAGCATCAtggaaaagaaaatttgaacaattttgcatatattttataatcttTTCTAACACTAGGCCTACCTCTCAAAAGCTTACACTCGAACAGCTTCCATTCAACAAACAACAATAGCATAAATTCATTACACATCTATattaacaaaaaaacaacatcacATTGTCGGTATTTTGTCGCTTACGAAACTTGGGCCGAAACGACTAGGTATCTGAGGCCGAAACGACAAGAGGCCGAAAAAACTTGAGGCCGAACGAACCTAGGGCCGAACTGTAAA is a window from the Ostrea edulis chromosome 5, xbOstEdul1.1, whole genome shotgun sequence genome containing:
- the LOC125650278 gene encoding uncharacterized protein LOC125650278, with the translated sequence MGIDLYEVDIRSLNPMRWLTDAVIDVVARRMKEQIPSKNVYILETFFAQKLLVKGKLNRRPLDMTGCNYLGVENVLAALDVDLEKGAILIVPISNMVHWYLAVLCAESRSIYFLCSMNGRYENEGASLKVYFEKELEKCGIVDKVEVEHKKVPQQRNSFDCGVFLLSYIRNILQNQSIADVENTTILIRNEVSNLCLSK